One window of the Chitinophaga niabensis genome contains the following:
- a CDS encoding ABC transporter ATP-binding protein → MLEIQHLTKIYSNGVKAMDNITLSIPKGMFGLLGPNGAGKSTLMRTIATLQLPDSGTVTFNGSAVDKKQLGFLPQEFGVYPGISAYDLLQHIAILKGMHNKGERRAQILSLLELTNLYAVRRKAVSTYSGGMKQRFGIAQALLGNPQLIIADEPTAGLDPEERNRFHNLLGDIGEQVVVILSTHIVEDVKELCPRMAILGHGKVIQEGVPEELITALAGKVWKKTIAKAELPVYEKAYPVITARMVSGRTLLHVYAEEDPGEGFFPAEASLEDVYFSERYGYAKTPIPC, encoded by the coding sequence ATGCTGGAGATACAACACCTGACCAAGATCTATTCCAACGGGGTGAAAGCGATGGACAACATCACCCTCAGCATCCCAAAGGGCATGTTTGGCCTGCTGGGGCCCAATGGTGCGGGAAAGAGCACGCTCATGCGTACAATTGCCACCCTCCAATTGCCGGACAGCGGCACCGTTACCTTTAACGGCAGCGCCGTTGATAAAAAACAACTGGGTTTTCTGCCGCAGGAATTCGGGGTTTACCCCGGCATATCTGCATATGACCTATTGCAGCATATTGCCATCCTGAAAGGTATGCACAACAAAGGGGAACGCAGGGCACAGATCCTATCTCTGCTGGAACTGACCAATTTATACGCCGTAAGGCGTAAAGCTGTGAGCACTTATTCAGGCGGTATGAAACAACGTTTTGGTATTGCGCAGGCCTTGCTGGGCAATCCGCAGCTGATCATTGCAGATGAACCTACCGCGGGATTAGATCCTGAAGAACGCAACCGCTTTCACAACCTGCTGGGTGATATCGGTGAACAGGTAGTGGTGATCCTTTCCACACATATTGTGGAAGATGTAAAAGAGCTTTGTCCGCGTATGGCCATACTGGGCCATGGTAAAGTGATACAGGAAGGTGTACCCGAAGAGCTGATCACGGCGCTGGCCGGCAAAGTATGGAAGAAAACCATCGCCAAAGCAGAACTGCCTGTTTATGAAAAGGCATACCCTGTTATTACAGCACGGATGGTATCCGGCAGAACGCTGCTGCACGTATATGCGGAGGAAGATCCGGGAGAAGGGTTCTTTCCTGCCGAAGCATCTCTTGAAGATGTATATTTCTCTGAACGTTATGGTTACGCCAAAACTCCTATCCCATGCTGA
- a CDS encoding sensor histidine kinase — translation MKRDTWIYLVVTIWAAIWFATSWQQYFSSLAYYALLLLPLMVFAWFRRGLKTKLVWWQYIAAWLTVFVGYAMLIVTIKGGNAELGAVFITCFWLDLVLEANSYIHHFKSFRKISLDLAILLGIALLTGLGSAMAVSGIGDPRFDHDGILLIGGVFDAGKIMDNFGLFLGFWLQFFLLWLAGFIIYYINHYFLVPRLLKERGIVYYAAGVAGTVVVLYPILAQLIIWLPFNERFQIISSQPFDAENAWGVFAVLIGTLPVIVAIHWFRQHSRIAALEKQQVQAELDVLKQQINPHFFFNTLNNLYALSLTRSAKTPEVILQLSALMRYVIYEGQKEQVTLSAEVKYMEDYLHLQKIRMHKFVDVQLDHEGYDPSLQISPLLLIILIENAFKHGVEPAEGASFLHIKLQTEKDEVYFSCRNSVEPAMKGTAKGIGLENLRRRLQLLYPGNHTLHTETDGHTFFASLKLQLHAAASPHH, via the coding sequence ATGAAACGGGACACCTGGATATACCTTGTAGTGACGATCTGGGCAGCCATCTGGTTTGCAACCTCCTGGCAGCAGTACTTTTCTTCACTGGCCTATTATGCGCTGCTCCTGCTGCCGCTGATGGTATTTGCATGGTTCAGGCGGGGGCTGAAAACAAAACTGGTTTGGTGGCAATACATCGCAGCATGGCTCACCGTATTTGTGGGTTACGCTATGTTGATCGTCACCATAAAAGGAGGCAATGCGGAACTGGGCGCTGTATTCATCACCTGCTTCTGGCTGGACCTTGTGCTGGAAGCCAACAGCTATATCCATCATTTCAAGAGCTTCCGTAAGATCAGCCTGGATCTGGCCATTCTGCTGGGGATTGCATTACTCACAGGGCTGGGTTCCGCGATGGCAGTATCCGGCATAGGAGATCCCCGCTTTGATCACGATGGCATCTTACTGATAGGTGGTGTGTTTGATGCAGGGAAGATCATGGATAACTTTGGCCTGTTCCTGGGCTTCTGGTTACAGTTCTTCCTGCTTTGGCTGGCCGGATTTATCATTTACTACATCAATCATTACTTCCTGGTGCCGCGTTTGCTGAAAGAACGGGGCATTGTATATTATGCTGCAGGGGTCGCGGGAACGGTTGTAGTATTATATCCCATACTGGCACAACTCATTATCTGGCTGCCCTTTAATGAACGTTTTCAGATCATCAGTTCCCAACCCTTCGATGCGGAAAATGCATGGGGCGTATTTGCGGTGCTGATCGGTACCCTGCCTGTGATCGTAGCCATCCACTGGTTCCGCCAGCACAGCAGGATAGCGGCCTTGGAAAAACAACAGGTACAGGCAGAGCTGGATGTGCTGAAGCAACAGATCAATCCCCACTTCTTCTTCAATACATTAAATAATCTCTACGCCCTCAGTCTTACTCGTTCCGCTAAAACACCTGAGGTGATCCTGCAGCTCTCTGCATTGATGCGGTATGTGATCTACGAAGGGCAGAAAGAGCAGGTAACACTCAGCGCGGAAGTAAAGTATATGGAAGATTACCTGCACCTGCAAAAGATCCGTATGCATAAATTTGTGGATGTGCAGCTGGACCATGAAGGGTATGATCCTTCCCTGCAGATCTCCCCGCTCTTGCTGATCATCTTAATTGAAAATGCTTTTAAACATGGTGTGGAACCTGCAGAAGGTGCTTCCTTCCTGCACATTAAACTGCAAACTGAAAAAGATGAAGTATATTTCAGTTGCAGGAATTCTGTTGAACCAGCAATGAAAGGAACGGCAAAAGGGATAGGGTTGGAAAACCTGCGCCGCAGGTTGCAATTATTATATCCCGGCAATCATACGCTGCATACTGAAACAGATGGCCATACATTTTTCGCTTCCTTAAAATTACAACTGCATGCCGCTGCAAGCCCTCATCATTGA
- a CDS encoding LytR/AlgR family response regulator transcription factor, whose amino-acid sequence MPLQALIIDDEPLAHEVISLYAKDIPFLQIAGHCYQATEALEYLSKNHVDLLFLDIQMPRIKGLDLLKILKKKPLVIITSAYGEFALESFELDVCDYLLKPFAFERFLKAVTKAMEQYRLQQPAEAAVEKSTAPDQLFIKTDKRFVQLDMKEVLYLESAGNYVKLWLKDEFLLTPRTLSSFEEQLPAADFIRIHKSFIVNKLHVHYLEGNMVVLKNGKTLLVGKNYKNAFKLFT is encoded by the coding sequence ATGCCGCTGCAAGCCCTCATCATTGATGACGAACCACTGGCCCACGAGGTGATCAGCCTGTATGCTAAAGACATCCCTTTTCTGCAGATAGCCGGTCATTGCTACCAGGCCACAGAGGCCCTGGAATACCTCAGTAAGAACCATGTAGACCTTCTCTTCCTGGACATACAAATGCCCCGTATCAAAGGCCTTGATCTCTTAAAGATCCTGAAGAAGAAACCCCTGGTGATCATCACCTCCGCATACGGAGAATTTGCACTGGAGAGTTTTGAACTGGATGTATGTGATTACCTCTTAAAGCCCTTTGCCTTTGAACGTTTTCTTAAAGCGGTGACCAAAGCCATGGAACAATACCGCCTGCAGCAGCCCGCAGAAGCAGCCGTGGAAAAAAGTACGGCGCCGGACCAGTTGTTCATTAAAACGGATAAACGTTTTGTGCAGCTGGATATGAAAGAGGTCCTCTACCTGGAAAGCGCCGGGAACTATGTGAAACTCTGGCTGAAGGATGAGTTCCTGCTTACACCCCGTACACTCAGCAGTTTTGAAGAACAATTACCGGCGGCAGATTTTATCCGCATCCATAAATCCTTTATCGTCAATAAACTGCACGTACATTACCTGGAAGGGAATATGGTAGTGCTGAAGAACGGGAAAACATTACTGGTGGGAAAGAATTATAAGAATGCTTTTAAGTTATTCACTTAA
- a CDS encoding DUF3667 domain-containing protein: protein MTNCKNCQTAFTGNFCPHCGQKADTHRFTTHHLVHELIHAVTHADKSIFGFIKAMLTYPGKTVKNYLEGQRKRYFNPFTAFILMIGFQLLVLSLLTKQPVKPDADALKAIRITEFIHHNLKLLFVFLLPLISLLTWLFYRRYNYAEHFVLNIFNAGMISFLFAILYIIASLVFHVDGRVLGYFNFAISFLYPVWVMWGLFPDMPRWKVVLYEFLISVIYYTFNLLLVWVMVSLFIGWE, encoded by the coding sequence ATGACCAACTGCAAGAACTGCCAAACAGCCTTCACAGGTAATTTCTGTCCGCATTGCGGCCAGAAGGCAGATACCCATCGATTTACCACACATCATCTTGTGCATGAATTGATCCATGCAGTGACGCACGCAGATAAAAGCATCTTCGGTTTTATAAAGGCCATGCTTACCTATCCGGGAAAGACTGTTAAAAACTACCTGGAAGGGCAGCGTAAGCGTTACTTCAATCCCTTCACGGCATTCATACTGATGATCGGTTTTCAATTACTGGTACTAAGCCTTCTTACCAAACAGCCGGTAAAACCGGATGCGGATGCATTAAAGGCAATAAGGATAACGGAGTTTATTCATCATAATCTGAAGTTGTTATTCGTTTTCCTGCTGCCCCTGATATCTTTGCTTACCTGGTTGTTTTACCGGCGTTACAACTATGCAGAGCATTTTGTGCTGAACATCTTTAATGCGGGCATGATCTCCTTCCTGTTCGCTATCCTCTATATAATAGCTTCGCTGGTCTTCCATGTTGATGGAAGGGTACTGGGGTACTTTAATTTCGCAATCTCCTTTTTGTATCCGGTATGGGTGATGTGGGGCCTCTTTCCTGATATGCCCAGGTGGAAGGTGGTACTATACGAATTCCTGATCAGCGTGATCTATTATACTTTCAATCTGCTGCTGGTATGGGTGATGGTAAGCCTGTTTATAGGCTGGGAATAA
- a CDS encoding DEAD/DEAH box helicase has translation MYFHEFDFDDDLLDGIDAMGYTTATPVQEEVIPIILSGRDLIASAQTGTGKTAAFLLPTIQNLLTHTHDAQQINSMIIVPTRELAVQIAQTLEGMSYFTNISSIAVYGGGDGASFALEKKALSSGADIVICTPGRMIAHLNMGYVKLEGLKYLILDEADRMLDMGFYDDIEKIISFLPKNRQTLLFSATMPVKMRNLALKILQNPAQINIAISKPPEKIIQEAFVVNEEQKVPLIKMILEKRKTETVIIFCSRKQSVKQLTQVLKRARFSVEEIHSDLEQEKREQALLDFKNRKLKILVATDILSRGIDVEDIDLVINYDVPNDGEDYIHRIGRTARAATDGTAYTFIGPKEQNRFVRIEELLGHPVVKAPVPEELGPAPQYTPKMRRPGGGGGKPRHGHHSGGGGGKRKFHHQPGAKKNRP, from the coding sequence TTGTATTTTCACGAATTTGATTTTGACGATGACTTACTGGACGGAATAGATGCAATGGGCTATACCACGGCTACACCAGTACAGGAAGAAGTAATTCCCATCATATTATCCGGTAGAGACCTCATCGCCTCTGCACAGACCGGCACCGGCAAAACTGCTGCTTTCCTGCTTCCCACCATACAAAATCTCCTCACTCATACCCACGATGCACAGCAGATCAATTCCATGATCATTGTGCCTACACGGGAACTGGCTGTTCAGATAGCACAAACACTGGAAGGAATGTCCTACTTCACCAATATCAGCTCTATTGCTGTTTATGGTGGCGGAGACGGGGCTTCTTTTGCATTGGAGAAGAAAGCGCTTTCATCCGGGGCAGACATTGTGATCTGCACGCCCGGGCGTATGATTGCCCACCTCAACATGGGATATGTGAAACTGGAAGGGCTGAAATACCTGATCCTGGATGAAGCAGACCGCATGCTGGACATGGGTTTCTACGATGATATTGAAAAGATCATCTCTTTCCTGCCCAAGAACCGCCAGACGCTTCTTTTCTCAGCTACCATGCCGGTGAAGATGCGGAACCTAGCCTTAAAGATCCTGCAGAACCCTGCGCAGATCAATATTGCTATTTCCAAACCACCTGAAAAGATCATCCAGGAGGCTTTTGTAGTGAATGAAGAGCAGAAGGTGCCCCTGATCAAAATGATCCTGGAAAAACGGAAAACGGAAACGGTGATCATTTTCTGTTCCCGCAAGCAAAGTGTAAAACAACTTACACAAGTGCTTAAACGGGCCAGATTTTCCGTGGAAGAGATCCACTCAGACCTTGAACAGGAAAAAAGGGAACAGGCGCTCCTTGACTTTAAAAACCGTAAACTGAAAATACTGGTGGCTACAGACATCCTGAGCCGCGGCATTGATGTGGAAGATATTGACCTGGTGATCAACTATGATGTACCAAACGACGGAGAGGATTATATCCACCGTATCGGCCGTACGGCCAGAGCAGCTACAGATGGTACCGCTTATACGTTCATTGGCCCTAAAGAGCAGAACCGCTTTGTAAGGATCGAAGAACTGCTGGGCCACCCCGTAGTAAAAGCACCCGTACCGGAAGAGCTGGGACCTGCTCCGCAGTATACGCCTAAGATGAGAAGACCCGGCGGCGGCGGTGGCAAACCCCGGCATGGTCATCACAGCGGCGGAGGCGGCGGAAAACGCAAATTCCATCATCAGCCAGGTGCAAAAAAGAACAGACCGTAA
- a CDS encoding TlpA family protein disulfide reductase — protein MKKLLTFAVLFLLICNTGKAQQFTPKKGSEGYYRITTRVKHRTVNEKNTATWYFKVLEVTKDSLLLNCTLLNYDGEANGQVFNTAQTDQSRVGNTRDLEVLALLNKPFLYHYKHEKISEQPGIRAIFSGRMKDWQLDKNVAANMKVNEKMYLVNELYWIVPFLPATPDKLPGSWLSSDSLSVFTLLSRDAASLQYGLTREEKEHKTKATGKLSLDLSTGMISAATIENNIGDDIHFERSFTRVAPSEAVASPLSEDAKAAIAKMSDFSEALKNEDGYDSLKLEQYFAQYEPLMGNITFYRIAKAGMLQSSNMKDRYSRYNEVLTQIDDAALVAYPHHLHNKLQEVKYISVDSAYNTIRYLSRMKRGYGDWVQHTFAQDFLHQESIEALQEAWRKHGVPEKEISKLSKNVANGRRIAYPLMEKLANDEDTLIRNEVYPMYLWVQATKHTSSKDSLLKIAHELESMNGSKRYNNHHRYALLVYRQLLASGHTKEAGMLLSREIAAMEKNRLDSLDADRYTEQNMLAYAYKLKSDELAATDKKAAMAYLSKAAKYSPKSAKERAYSSFYDRVFLESKESYRADFAEALIAQGNNKEAMKVLSEQLNADPSIFEELKASFSKNFPQLDFYNFFHNYIIKSWKTAPDFTLKSPDDKITYKLADYRGKWLLLDFWGTWCPPCREEMPKINAFAQKIKGRTDLAFLSIACRDQPDKVISYLTAHNYDMPASMSDNQVQKKYEVPGYPAKFLISPSGTVFNIPYGQDWEKALEQFTGLQEKKSSDVRLQTPKD, from the coding sequence ATGAAAAAGCTTCTCACATTCGCAGTATTGTTCCTTTTGATCTGCAATACCGGCAAAGCACAGCAATTCACGCCTAAAAAAGGAAGTGAAGGGTATTACAGGATCACTACCCGGGTGAAGCACCGTACGGTGAATGAGAAAAATACCGCTACCTGGTATTTTAAGGTGCTGGAAGTGACCAAAGACAGCCTGCTCCTCAATTGTACCCTGCTTAATTATGATGGGGAAGCGAATGGGCAGGTATTTAATACGGCACAGACCGATCAAAGCAGAGTGGGGAATACCAGGGACCTGGAGGTACTGGCCTTACTGAACAAGCCCTTCCTGTATCACTATAAGCATGAAAAAATAAGTGAGCAGCCGGGTATCAGGGCCATCTTTTCAGGGCGCATGAAAGACTGGCAACTGGATAAGAATGTGGCAGCGAACATGAAGGTGAATGAAAAAATGTACCTGGTAAATGAACTGTATTGGATCGTACCATTCCTGCCAGCTACACCTGATAAACTCCCGGGCAGCTGGTTGTCCTCCGATAGCCTGTCCGTATTTACACTTCTCAGCCGGGATGCCGCTTCTTTGCAATATGGTTTGACACGGGAAGAGAAGGAGCATAAAACGAAAGCTACAGGCAAGCTTTCTTTAGACCTTTCTACCGGAATGATAAGCGCTGCTACCATAGAGAATAATATCGGCGATGATATTCATTTTGAAAGGTCCTTCACCCGGGTAGCTCCTTCTGAAGCAGTGGCTTCTCCGCTCAGTGAGGATGCAAAGGCAGCTATCGCTAAAATGTCCGACTTCAGTGAAGCGTTAAAGAACGAAGATGGATATGATTCCCTGAAGCTGGAGCAATACTTTGCACAATACGAGCCGCTTATGGGAAATATCACTTTCTACAGGATTGCAAAGGCGGGCATGCTGCAAAGTTCCAATATGAAGGATAGGTATTCAAGATATAATGAAGTATTAACGCAGATTGACGATGCTGCTTTGGTAGCCTATCCCCATCATTTGCATAATAAGCTCCAGGAAGTTAAGTATATCAGTGTAGACAGTGCTTACAATACCATTCGTTACCTCAGCCGTATGAAGCGCGGTTACGGGGATTGGGTCCAGCATACCTTCGCGCAGGATTTCCTTCACCAGGAATCCATTGAAGCACTGCAGGAAGCCTGGAGGAAACATGGCGTTCCCGAAAAGGAGATAAGTAAGTTATCAAAGAATGTAGCCAATGGCAGGCGCATTGCTTACCCGCTGATGGAGAAGCTGGCCAATGATGAAGATACGCTGATCCGTAATGAAGTATACCCCATGTACCTCTGGGTACAGGCCACGAAACATACATCCAGTAAAGATTCCCTGCTAAAGATCGCCCATGAGCTGGAAAGCATGAATGGAAGTAAAAGGTATAATAACCATCATCGCTATGCCTTGCTGGTGTACCGGCAATTACTGGCATCGGGGCATACTAAGGAGGCCGGTATGTTACTCAGCCGGGAGATCGCAGCTATGGAAAAGAACAGGCTGGACAGTTTGGATGCGGATCGTTATACAGAACAGAATATGCTGGCATACGCCTATAAATTAAAAAGCGATGAACTGGCAGCCACTGATAAAAAGGCGGCGATGGCGTATTTGTCTAAAGCGGCAAAGTATTCGCCTAAGAGTGCAAAGGAACGCGCATATTCCAGTTTTTACGACCGTGTGTTCCTGGAATCAAAAGAGAGTTACCGTGCTGATTTTGCGGAAGCACTGATTGCACAGGGGAACAACAAAGAAGCCATGAAAGTATTAAGTGAACAACTGAATGCTGACCCTTCTATCTTTGAAGAATTAAAAGCTTCCTTTTCAAAGAACTTTCCCCAATTGGATTTTTACAACTTCTTTCATAATTATATTATAAAGTCCTGGAAAACGGCGCCCGATTTTACCCTGAAAAGCCCGGATGATAAAATAACATATAAGTTAGCTGACTATCGCGGGAAATGGCTGCTGCTGGATTTCTGGGGCACCTGGTGCCCGCCCTGCCGGGAAGAAATGCCAAAGATCAATGCTTTTGCGCAAAAGATTAAAGGCCGTACCGACCTGGCTTTCCTTTCCATTGCCTGTCGTGATCAGCCGGATAAGGTGATCAGCTATCTTACCGCTCATAATTATGATATGCCTGCTTCCATGTCAGATAACCAGGTGCAGAAAAAGTATGAGGTACCGGGTTATCCCGCCAAGTTCCTGATCAGTCCATCCGGCACGGTATTCAATATTCCTTATGGGCAGGATTGGGAAAAGGCCTTAGAACAATTCACCGGTCTGCAGGAGAAAAAGAGTAGTGATGTAAGATTGCAGACCCCAAAGGATTGA
- a CDS encoding family 10 glycosylhydrolase, translating to MPRILHVILLCCLMPFLGHAQQAPKRELRGAWIATYLGIDWPNRTQTPAQQRAAFITIADHHKATGLNVLYVQVRSQCDAMYNSPIEPWSADLTGTQGVAPSTPWDPMEFAIEECHKRGMEFHAWLNPYRAVGNSANLPVFAATHVAKQHPEWLLSQGTLRVLDPGLPQVRDYITTVVNDIVTRYDVDGIHFDDYFYPPSAPAGTTPYNDSASFAADPRGFTVKADWRRDNVSLLIKRIYDSIRAIKPWVKFGVSPSGIYRNSTNPAIGTPTSGLEHYTTLFADTRKWLQEGWVDYIMPQVYWYIGQPGANYAAIVPWWNNNAYGRHIYIGMAGYKVNDAAQAAPWMDPKQIPNEVRMNRDSQYTNIFGQSIYNTSSLRSTTRLGFRDSLRLDFYKKPALQPVMLWRDNVAPSAPVALNATPYGLDSVALTWTNTASITDEMDKARQFVIYRSQDPVIDTTSADNILFITTRDQTTFTDKSIVPNTTYYYAVTAVDRFHNESGLSNLSANQAPDILCPGDQELTADASCTAALPDYRSLAVVNDPRGVTLTQLPAPGSAVQHHDIIRLIATNAGGKADTCSFAVIVKDTIPPQITGLAADPFIIANANNQMKAVTLNYTVAECGAVTNVITITSNEAVNGAPDWEVIDDHHIRLRAERNILGNGRIYTIKVTATDAAGNVSTQSTDVLVPSNKPWTHGDGLAVVAMPNPTLHQFVLLMASKDPQPLTIRVYNNNGQLVETRSNIAPNSLVRIGANYHGGIYYAEITQGTKRQILKLLKLGN from the coding sequence ATGCCTAGAATTCTACACGTTATCCTCCTGTGTTGCTTAATGCCGTTCCTGGGCCATGCCCAGCAGGCTCCCAAAAGGGAACTACGCGGCGCATGGATAGCTACCTACTTAGGTATAGACTGGCCTAACCGTACGCAAACACCTGCGCAGCAAAGGGCCGCATTCATCACTATCGCAGATCACCACAAAGCTACCGGGCTCAATGTGTTATATGTACAGGTACGCAGCCAGTGCGATGCTATGTATAACAGTCCTATAGAACCCTGGTCTGCCGACCTTACCGGCACACAGGGTGTTGCACCCAGTACTCCCTGGGACCCCATGGAATTTGCCATTGAAGAATGCCACAAACGCGGCATGGAATTCCATGCCTGGCTGAACCCTTACCGCGCAGTAGGTAATTCCGCCAACCTGCCGGTTTTTGCTGCTACCCACGTAGCTAAACAACACCCGGAATGGCTGCTGAGCCAGGGTACTTTAAGGGTACTCGATCCCGGTCTGCCACAGGTAAGGGATTATATCACCACCGTGGTAAATGATATTGTTACCCGTTATGATGTAGATGGTATTCACTTTGATGATTATTTCTATCCGCCTTCCGCACCGGCCGGTACAACACCTTATAACGATTCTGCTTCCTTTGCCGCAGACCCGCGGGGTTTCACGGTGAAGGCTGACTGGCGCAGGGATAATGTAAGCCTGCTGATCAAAAGGATCTACGACAGCATTCGCGCTATTAAACCATGGGTAAAGTTCGGCGTGTCTCCTTCCGGTATTTACAGGAATAGTACCAACCCTGCTATTGGTACGCCTACTTCGGGCCTTGAGCATTACACCACACTTTTTGCAGATACCCGCAAATGGTTACAGGAAGGCTGGGTGGATTATATCATGCCGCAGGTGTACTGGTACATCGGCCAGCCGGGTGCAAACTATGCCGCCATTGTGCCCTGGTGGAATAACAATGCTTACGGCCGCCATATCTATATCGGCATGGCAGGGTATAAGGTGAACGATGCTGCACAGGCAGCACCATGGATGGACCCTAAACAGATCCCCAACGAAGTAAGAATGAACCGGGACAGCCAGTACACGAATATCTTCGGGCAGTCTATTTACAATACCTCCAGCCTGCGTTCCACTACACGTTTAGGTTTCAGGGATTCCCTGCGGCTGGATTTCTATAAAAAGCCGGCATTACAGCCGGTGATGTTGTGGCGCGATAATGTTGCGCCATCAGCACCTGTAGCTTTGAATGCTACACCTTACGGCCTGGATTCCGTTGCCTTAACCTGGACCAATACTGCCAGTATTACTGATGAAATGGATAAAGCCCGTCAGTTTGTGATCTACCGTTCACAAGATCCGGTGATCGATACTACTTCTGCAGATAACATCCTCTTTATCACTACAAGGGACCAGACTACCTTTACAGATAAGAGCATTGTGCCTAATACCACTTATTATTATGCCGTAACGGCGGTGGACAGGTTTCACAATGAAAGCGGATTATCTAATCTCTCTGCTAACCAGGCCCCGGATATTCTTTGTCCTGGTGACCAGGAGTTAACGGCAGATGCATCCTGCACCGCTGCTTTGCCGGATTACCGCTCACTGGCTGTAGTGAATGATCCCAGAGGTGTGACGCTTACGCAGTTGCCCGCACCGGGGAGTGCTGTACAACATCATGATATCATTCGCCTGATTGCTACCAATGCAGGTGGCAAAGCGGATACCTGTTCTTTTGCCGTGATCGTGAAAGATACCATCCCGCCACAGATCACCGGCCTGGCTGCAGATCCTTTCATCATCGCCAATGCCAACAACCAGATGAAGGCGGTAACGCTGAATTATACCGTAGCTGAATGTGGTGCTGTTACAAATGTAATCACCATTACCAGCAACGAAGCGGTGAATGGTGCACCTGACTGGGAAGTGATAGATGATCATCACATCAGGCTGCGTGCGGAACGTAACATACTGGGTAACGGACGGATCTATACCATCAAAGTTACTGCTACAGATGCTGCGGGTAATGTAAGTACGCAATCAACAGATGTACTGGTACCATCCAATAAACCATGGACGCATGGAGATGGCCTGGCAGTGGTTGCCATGCCTAATCCAACCCTTCACCAGTTTGTATTGCTGATGGCCAGCAAAGATCCGCAGCCGCTGACTATCAGGGTGTACAATAATAATGGTCAGCTGGTGGAAACCCGCAGTAATATTGCGCCGAACAGTCTTGTTAGGATCGGTGCCAATTATCACGGTGGTATCTACTATGCAGAGATCACGCAGGGTACTAAACGTCAGATATTGAAACTCCTCAAGTTAGGTAACTAA